A genomic region of Conger conger chromosome 6, fConCon1.1, whole genome shotgun sequence contains the following coding sequences:
- the apela gene encoding apelin receptor early endogenous ligand: MRFQKLLLVLLLIVLCLLLVQAHRPDFLSLRRKYYRHLCGSRRCMHLHTRVPFP; this comes from the exons ATGAGATTCCAGAAGCTTCTCCTCGTTCTCCTGCTCATCGTACTCTGCCTGCTCCTCGTCCAAGCGCACAGGCCAG ACTTCCTGAGCCTGAGACGTAAGTACTACAGACACCTGTGCGGATCCAGGAGGTGTATGCACCTACACACCCGCGTGCCGTTCCCCTGA